A part of Cryptococcus gattii WM276 chromosome G, complete sequence genomic DNA contains:
- a CDS encoding Hypothetical protein (Similar to TIGR gene model, INSD accession AAW44519.1; CNG01360): MAPSGLIISKLGIQATASDTHVRGLICLKISLPRESAGRPGARWVLFNSTPAALLSQPTIHPLPLPLPSTQSPHLRIASTLLSLPHSTSYPPTPSQPSILGGKPYIDVSSTTGKVFVVVDSLGGNGRRGSFKGKSNSSGNTEWERKDWLIVVEFRQVLENSIEGGIYKVLLPLPRCLDNVIRFQILSPSISASSMNQVSVLTEPKMLPLPGSTFNSDPTTYGRELISGKGKDVMREEGWEDGEDLEDEDYESDDQGSSWLEGRFQRYATLHLSRDMTNALNSTDILRLEWSFTSTMIDPTTPLLLISPKWDKNRPSMELSYTGIAPGSDTVVSLEVDVPEGWAWAEFIIKSEGLAYWRGVDGGFESEEREDPDKTAEYRDDNSFATVRPDESAHLHRRNRTRQSIPSSSTAAGPSTTTYLPPTAGTGSSISLMRQTLPIAGEAMDDFSFEMSSEQSPAPKRPNTPLGSRVSLIPTSKPSTPSERGKPSASIPETKFVKQGKLFDLYFHEHGDRAITLHGVLVPISNLTLVSQQLPCPIPLVVLHNGPGQCNIQCSNALYQDQTLSTSEPRLISVPSTNAFFWADDSLSNSKRDKENGRMKGDARIRLRRDIWGVVSMFVLFSFPRRGDEVGFTLYTSNPDTNEYDNDTKGRTIRVIQTSVDGHPIPRCLHRWQDGKTEVRVGKKEGRNSGLVEIILEMVGQEFSLPIFEDAEGMGLVELCGEGWEVVKPSMQTTLTPSSNDTYSYSLSTPCSISIRPSSTVSPISTISRARTLFSFSTFFNLFMLWLLLSMGSQIQRLRNEVSYVAGEARDLRIYGYNPSPVGAGEGREGECLDRTLKDEEEEEMKGESAVTLGSTHQIPLNDPSSHSSSEELLSGAPPQAPSLHLTTPNALAPHQQHHLWAGWDKLVMHPTVNSLAKSMAWLWHAVIWLVVPPI; this comes from the exons ATGGCACCATCAGGACTAATTATATCAAAGCTAGGCATACAGGCTACAGCATCGGATACTCACGTTAGAGGACTAATATGTCTGAAG ATATCTTTACCTAGGGAAAGTGCTGGAAGACCAGGAGCAAGATGGGTGCTATTCAACT CAACACCCGCAGCTCTCTTATCCCAGCCGACCATCCACCCTCTGccacttcctcttccatcgACGCAGTCGCCACATCTTCGTATCGCTTCAACACTACTTTCACTCCCACATTCCACGTCTTACCCACCTACACCTTCTCAGCCATCTATCCTCGGAGGGAAACCGTATATTGATGTGTCAAGTACGACTGGGAAGGTCTTCGTAGTGGTAGACTCACTTGGTGGTAacggaagaagaggaagctTTAAAGGCAAAAGTAATAGCAGTGGGAATACAGAGtgggaaagaaaagattGGTTGATTGTTGTGGAGTTCCGACAGGTCTTGGAGAATAGCATAGAAGGTGGAATCTACAAG GTGCTCTTGCCTCTTCCAAGGTGTTTAGACAATGTCATCCGCTTTCAAATTCTCTCGCCTTCCATTTCTGCTTCATCTATGAACCAAGTTAGTGTCCTGACTGAGCCAAAAATGCTGCCATTGCCAGGGTCTACTTTTAATTCTGATCCGACCACATATGGACGTGAATTAATCAGcgggaaagggaaggatgTTATGAGAGAGGAAGGTTGGGAGGACGGGGAGGACTTGGAGGACGAGGATTATGAGAGTGACGATCAAGGGTCTAGTTGGTTAGAAGGAAGATTCCAGAGGTACGCCACCCTGCATTTATCAAGAGACATGACTAACGCCTTGAACAGCACTGATATTTTGAGGCTGGAATGGTCATTCACATCCACTATGATCGACCCTACCACCCCATTACTCTTGATATCACCCAAATGGGACAAGAATCGACCTTCTATGGAGCTCAGTTACACTGGCATTGCTCCTGGTTCAGATACTGTTGTATCCCTCGAAGTCGACGTCCCCGAGGGATGGGCGTGGGCTGAATTTATTATCAAGAGTGAAGGATTGGCGTATTGGAGAGGAGTAGATGGAGGATTTGAAAGTGAGGAAAGGGAAGATCCTGACAAGACAGCAGAGTACCGCGATGATAATTCTTTTGCGACCGTCCGTCCTGACGAGTCAGCACACCTACACCGACGCAATCGCACACGTCAATCTATCCCTTCATCCAGTACCGCTGCAGGACCATCGACGACCACGTATCTCCCACCAACAGCTGGCACTGGCTCGTCTATCAGTCTCATGCGACAGACTTTACCCATAGCAGGAGAGGCGATGGATGACTTCTCCTTTGAAATGAGCAGTGAACAAAGTCCGGCTCCGAAGAGACCCAACACGCCTCTGGGGTCGAGAGTATCGTTGATACCTACGTCCAAACCATCTACCCCTTCAGAACGTGGTAAGCCATCTGCATCCATACCAGAGACCAAGTTTGTCAAGCAGGGTAAATTGTTCGATTTGTACTTTCACGAGCACGGCGACAGAGCCATCACACTTCACGGGGTGCTTGTGCCAATCTCCAACCTGACTCTCGTCAGCCAACAGCTTCCTTGCCCAATCCCTCTTGTGGTTCTGCACAACGGCCCAGGACAATGCAACATCCAGTGCAGTAATGCTCTCTACCAAGATCAAACTCTCTCCACGTCCGAACCTCGTTTGATCAGCGTACCCTCTACTAACGCCTTTTTCTGGGCCGACGATTCGTTATCAAATAGTAAGAGAGACAAAGAAAACGGGAGAATGAAGGGGGATGCGAGAATCAGGCTACGTAGAGATATCTGGGGGGTAGTTTCTATGTTCGTGCTCTTTAGCTTCCCTCGTCGAGGTGACGAAGTTGGGTTTACACTCTATACTTCAAATCCAGACACCAACGAATACGACAATGACACTAAAGGGAGGACAATAAGAGTAATTCAAACAAGCGTGGACGGCCATCCCATCCCAAGGTGTTTACATAGATGGCAAGATGGCAAAACGGAGGTGAGGGTcgggaagaaggaagggaggAATTCAGGTCTGGTAGAGATTATTTTAGAAATGGTTGGGCAAGAGTTTTCATTGCCGATATTTGAGGATGCGGAAGGGATGGGGCTTGTGGAGCTTTGCGGCGAGGGTTGGGAAG TTGTGAAGCCCAGTATGCAGACAACGCTTAcaccatcatcaaatgACACCTATTCTTATTCCCTTTCAACGCCGTGCTCAATCTCCATCCGACCATCTTCTACTGTTTCACCAATCTCTACGATTTCGCGCGCTCGAACactcttttccttctcaacattcttcaacctcttcaTGCTCTGGCTCTTACTATCTATGGGTTCACAAATCCAGAGACTGAGAAATGAGGTCTCTTATGTCGCAGGCGAAGCGAGAGATCTGAGGATATATGGCTACAATCCATCACCAGTTGGAGCGGGTGAGGGTAGGGAGGGTGAGTGCCTGGACAGGACACTGaaagatgaggaagaagaggaaatgAAGGGGGAGAGTGCTGTTACCTTAGGTTCGACACACCAGATCCCCCTCAACGATCCGTCCTCGCATTCCTCTTCTGAAGAACTTTTATCGGGGGCACCTCCACAAGCCCCGTCATTACATCTCACGACGCCCAACGCACTCGCGCCGCACCAACAGCATCATTTGTGGGCAGGATGGGATAAGTTAGTGATGCATCCGACTGTGAACAGTTTGGCGAAGAGTATGGCTTGGCTATGGCATGCGGTGATATGGTTAGTTGTACCTCCTATCTAG
- a CDS encoding ATPase, putative (Similar to TIGR gene model, INSD accession AAW44517.1), with amino-acid sequence MRTALQTTAVKTSSSRVTLAPIAGPFHYAAQIPSNFGLSRLPCGRLSAVADIRHIHSTREARREKQNLTSTATHIVEARASFKDPVTRYEHLIKDKVLRSDSHQKAIVQKLQRLWDDLKDYDPGPVPAAAAQPSSSFFSKLFSRGPSYPEATIPLSNVPKGLYLYGSVGTGKTMLMDLFHSTIPKQFRPISQGGYGSTRIHFHAFMLDVLQRQHKLVVEYEKAGLGKKDVLPEVARSLADEGRVLCFDEFQVTDIVTAMILRGLLERLMGFGVVCIMTSNRHPDELYINGIQRQSFIPAIELIKERFEVVDLDSGTDYRKIPRALSKVYYHPLSPAVKSELNKLFDSFTSTDRVSSEVIHNRKIHLWGREMNVPESSGSVAKFTFADLCNKPLSAADYLEVTAKFGTMFVEDIPRLGLSERDQARRFITFIDACYENKTKLFCSSEVPIFQVFSDKHGSAAENAHMQEVMDELGLDPSTVGSSSLFSGDEELFAFARCVSRLSQMGTKEWSEMAGPPADVQAKS; translated from the exons ATGAGAACAGCCCTACAGACTACAGCAGTCAAGACATCAAGCTCAAGAGTCACTCTGGCTCCCATAGCTGGGCCTTTTCACTACGCAGCTCAAATTCCATCGAACTTTGGACTTAGTCGCTTGCCATGTGGCCGGCTATCTGCAGTAGCTGACATAAGACATATCCATTCGACAAGAGAAGCCAGGAGGGAGAAGCAGAACCTTACTTCCACCGCTACCCATATTGTTGAAGCTCGAGCATCGTTTAAAG ATCCTGTTACAAGATATGAGCATCTCATCAAAGATAAAGTGCTTAGATCAGATTCACACCAAAAAGCAATCGTACAGAAGCTCCAGAGATTATGGGATGATTTGAAAGACTATGATCCTGGACCTGTGCCGGCTGCAGCTGCTCAaccttcatcctccttc TTCAGTAAACTCTTCTCTCGAGGACCCTCATATCCTGAAGCAACAATCCCCTTATCTAATGTTCCCAAAGGTCTCTATCTCTACGGGTCTGTTGGTACAGGCAAGACTATGCTTATGGATCTCTTTCACTCCACTATCCCCAAGCAGTTCCGGCCTATCTCTCAAGGCGGCTATGGGTCTACGCGAATACATTTCCACGCCTTCATGCTCGACGTCCTTCAGCGACAGCATAAGTTGGTCGTTGAGTATGAAAAGGCAGGGTTGGGAAAAAAGGATGTGTTGCCCGAGGTAGCGAGGAGCTTAGCCGATGAAGGGAGAGTGCTCTGTTTCGATGAGTTTCAGGTTACGGATATTGTCACTGCAATGATCCTTAGAGGGTTGTTAGAAAGACTTATGGGCTTTGGCGTGGTCTGTATCATGACTTCCAA CCGGCATCCGGACGAACTTTACATCAATGGCATCCAACGGCAATCCTTCATTCCCGCCATCGAGCTTATCAAAGAGCGTTTCGAAGTCGTTGATCTCGACTCTGGTACCGATTATCGAAAAATTCCCCGGGCACTTTCCAAGGTGTACTACCACCCCCTCTCTCCCGCAGTTAAATCCGAGCTTAATAAGCTGTTCGATTCTTTTACTTCAACAGACCGCGTCTCCTCCGAAGTTATTCATAACCGGAAGATCCACCTCTGGGGACGAGAAATGAATGTCCCCGAATCATCGGGAAGCGTGGCAAAATTTACTTTTGCGGATTTGTGTAACAAACCTCTGAGTGCTGCAGACTATCTTGAGGTGACGGCGAAGTTTGGTACGATGTTTGTGGAAGATATACCGAGGTTGGGATTGAGTGAAAGAGATCAGGCGAGGAGGTTCATCACGTTCATTGATG CGTGCTACGAGAACAAGACAAAACTCTTTTGTTCCAGTGAAGTGCCAATTTTCCAGGTGTTCTCTGACAAGCATGGCTCGGCAGCCGAGAACGCTCACATGCAAGAGG TCATGGATGAACTT GGTCTCGACCCTTCAACAGTGGGATCATCATCACTGTTCTCCGGTGATGAAGAGCTGTTCGCGTTCGCGCGATGTGTTAGCCGATTGTCTCAGATGGGGACTAAGGAATGGTCTGAAATGGCTGGACCACCAGCGGATGTACAGGCGAAAAGTTAA
- a CDS encoding Microtubule motor, putative (Similar to TIGR gene model, INSD accession AAW44515.1), which yields MSRRPTTSRAGMSRTASSASISMPPPSRIPNRPPSVMSVSQPSHERDARDSRASSPPKRMRKGTGVTMTSRKIEAPGMGINMDGEINIQVVVRCRGRSQQEVDQASPVITTTTGPISKMVTVETTPLPSATLSTFTTASVYGGTHHPTTKTYPFDKVFGPEADQTMVFNEVAEGMLGEVLSGYNCTIFAYGQTGTGKTYTMQGDLELTNLDTPKSTAGIVPRVLHSLFNILESQADTEYSVKCSYVELYNEELRDLLAPEYRGEQSGTGGLKLYEDGKKGTMIQGLEETGVRNLKEALGMLDKGVKRRQTAETKMNTESSRSHTIFSITVHVKESGMQRGGEDMLRIGKFNLVDLAGSEAIGRSGATDKRAREAGMINQSLLTLGRVISALVEKGSHIPYRESKLTRLLQDSLGGRTKTCIVATISPTRSNMEETLSTLDYAIRAKSIRNRPEVNAHLTKTGLLKEYVGDIERLKAELAATREKNGIYIPEDQWREMHEVQVKQKSDYDEAKLKASVIEVALDTKKKEFDEVSVRLLATVDELAQVREAEKQLMEMLDETKIVLDAIQTRLDEETVISQAYMQGEERLDAVAGGLKKVATESVNDVGGLFEKIGRFTISSEFFIHSPLVPARKAKILGSNASAATRFGGELQGLSQNLRNGLSQLQSAHENFGQEIQIEMETYALKGQQATQHDLAALDRSFVAFNDLSLKLASSNEKGQREASDLSKSLLAVKDEVQSSVREWAQGVSDRSKSMVDELLEHQQQHLTAVGSVLDSTASLVAAIITAAQEHLAAESVSALHARDLAVQTSSSEIARLRSQNVLLAKLLSEEKAKTAKLRTELIGNLTSMIESFTDEQDKGWSAVVDKVKMDNEKSVEKMEELDEEARRVWEEGDGRRKLFENQVRSGGETAVLQKGEGQMALRQVREGLKERLECYGQETMGEAEVHVEMMDGFCVKMAKSATSVANKSTARGKKNSEIMEALTKNAKSTHQASQARSSAMADSINSVTSTLLTSRSSSSATFSEAYSATESNLNSIIASTADFLQSGIQEDIPTGITPRKKVWNVQAEWERTGPREAVLASWRKRQEAVGQPESQSGVVRDELS from the exons ATGTCTAGAAGGCCTACCACCAGCAGAGCAGGAATGTCCAGAACAGCATCTTCTGCATCTATTTCAATGCCCCCGCCATCAAGGATTCCCAATCGACCGCCATCGGTGATGTCGGTATCTCAACCTTCGCATGAGAGAGATGCTAGAGACAGTCGAGCTTCAAGCCCACCAAAAAGGATGAGAAAGGGTACTGGTGTTACTATGACCAGTAGGAAGATAGAGGCTCCTGGAATGGGAATAAATATGGATGGAGAGATCAATATTCAAGTGGTCGTGAGATGCCG TGGACGCTCCCAGCAAGAGGTGGATCAAGCATCTCCAGTGATAACCACTACCACTGGGCCGATATCAAAGATGGTGACCGTCGAAACCACCCCATTACCGTCAGCGACCTTGTCAACATTCACGACGGCGTCAGTATACGGTGGAACTCATCATCCAACTACAAAAACGTACCCTTTTGACAAGGTTTTTGGGCCAGAAGCCGACCAAACAATGGTTTTCAATGAGGTTGCTGAAGGGATGCTGGGAGAAGTTCTGTCAGGATACAATTGTACCATTTTTGCCTATGGGCAGACTGGTACTGGAAAAAC TTATACTATGCAAGGTGACCTTGAGCTCACGAACCTTGACACTCCTAAATCGACGGCTGGTATCGTTCCCAGGGTCCTTCACAGTCTTTTCAACATCCTCGAATCCCAAGCCGACACGGAGTACTCCGTCAAATGCTCTTACGTAGAATTGTATAATGAAGAGCTTCGAGACCTCCTGGCGCCGGAGTACAGAGGTGAACAAAGTGGGACTGGCGGACTCAAATTGTAcgaagatggaaagaaggggaCTATGATTCAGGGCCTGGAAGAGACAGGTGTGAGGAACTTGAAAGAGGCTTTGGGCATGCTGGACAAGGGAGTGAAGAGAAGACAGACCGCTGAGACAAAGATGAACACCGAATCTTC GCGATCACATACGATCTTCTCTATCACGGTCCATGTCAAAGAGAGCGGAATGCAAAGGGGAGGCGAGGATATGCTTCGAATCGGAAAGTTTAATTTAGTGGACCTTGCTGGCTCGGAAGCTATTGGCCGTTCTGGTGCCACCGACAAACGCGCTCGCGAGGCCGGCATGATTAATCAGTCTCTCCTCACCCTCGGGCGGGTCATCTCAGCCCTTGTCGAGAAAGGCAGTCATATCCCTTATCGAGAATCAAAACTCACTCGATTACTGCAAGATTCTCTGGGTGGTAGAACAAAAACATGTATCGTCGCAACTATCAGTCCAACCCGATCCAACATGGAAGAAACTCTCTCCACTCTTGATTACGCCATTCGCGCTAAATCTATCCGTAATCGACCAGAAGTCAATGCCCATCTCACGAAGACCGGTTTGCTCAAAGAATATGTCGGGGATATCGAGCGTCTCAAAGCAGAACTCGCTGCGACaagagagaagaatggAATATACATTCCTGAGGATCAATGGCGGGAGATGCACGAAGTTCAGGTGAAGCAGAAATCAGATTATGACGAGGCCAAACTTAAGGCGAGCGTTATTGAGGTCGCTTTGGAtacgaagaagaaggagtTTGATGAAGTCAGTGTACGGCTGCTTGCAACGGTCGATGAACTTGCTCAAGTAAGGGAAGCTGAGAAACAACTGATGGAAATGCTTGACGAAACGAAGATCGTACTTGACGCTATCCAGACAAGGCTAGATGAGGAGACGGTAATTAGCCAGGCTTATATGcaaggagaggagagacTAGACGCAGTTGCCGGAGGCTTGAAGAAAGTGGCCACTGAGAGCGTGAATGACGTTGGAGGATTGTTTGAGAAGATCGGTAGGTTTACAATTTCCAGTGAATTTTTCATCCACTCACCCTTAGTACCAGCCCGGAAGGCCAAGATACTCGGGTCCAACGCAAGCGCAGCTACTCGATTCGGGGGAGAACTGCAGGGGCTCTCCCAGAACCTTCGTAACGGTTTATCCCAGCTGCAGTCAGCACATGAAAATTTCGGGCAAGAAATCCAAATTGAGATGGAAACCTATGCCCTCAAAGGACAACAAGCTACACAACATGACCTTGCTGCTCTCGATCGATCCTTTGTGGCTTTCAATGACCTCTCCCTAAAGCTCGCTTCGTCAAATGAGAAGGGTCAACGCGAAGCATCCGATTTGAGCAAGTCCTTGTTGGCTGTCAAAGATGAGGTGCAGAGTTCTGTTCGTGAATGGGCGCAGGGTGTAAGCGACAGAAGCAAGTCCATGGTCGACGAACTGCTTGAACATCAACAACAACACCTCACTGCCGTCGGTTCGGTACTCGACTCTACTGCCAGTCTTGTCGCCGCAATTATCACCGCCGCACAAGAACACCTCGCGGCCGAGTCAGTATCTGCTCTTCATGCACGGGATCTTGCTGTACAGACATCATCATCCGAAATCGCCCGCCTGCGCTCCCAGAACGTCCTCCTCGCCAAACTTCTTTCCGAAGAAAAAGCAAAGACAGCCAAACTTCGTACCGAACTTATTGGTAATTTGACGAGCATGATTGAGAGTTTCACGGATGAGCAAGACAAGGGCTGGAGCGCGGTGGTCGACAAGGTGAAGATGGACAATGAAAAGAGTGTTGAGAAAATGGAGGAATTAGACGAGGAAGCGAGAAGAGtatgggaagaaggggatgggagaagaaagTTGTTCGAGAATCAAGTAAGATCTGGTGGTGAAACAGCAGTATTGCAAAAGGGAGAAGGTCAGATGGCTCTTAGGCAAGTTCGTGAAGGTTTGAAAGAGAGACTAGAGTGCTATGGTCAAGAAACGATGGGAGAGGCAGAGGTGCATGTTGAAATGATGGATGGTTTCTGCGTCAAGATGGCGAAGAGTGCTACAAGTG TTGCGAACAAATCAACAGCTcgaggaaagaagaacTCCGAGATTATGGAAGCTTTAACGAAAAATGCGAAATCTACGCATCAAGCCTCCCAAGCAAGATCCTCCGCCATGGCGGACTCTATTAACAGCGTTACTTCTACTCTTCTTACATCT CGatcatcatcttcagcCACTTTTTCAGAAGCCTACTCTGCAACTGAATCTAATCTCAACTCTATCATTGCCTCCACTGCCGATTTCCTGCAGTCCGGTATTCAGGAAGATATCCCTACTGGTATTACTCCACGAAAGAAGGTATGGAACGTCCAAGCCGAATGGGAGAGGACGGGACCTAGAGAAGCGGTTTTGGCGAGCTGGAGAAAAAGACAAGAAGCAGTGGGCCAACCAGAAAGCCAGAGCGGAGTTGTTAGAGATGAG CTCTCGTGA
- a CDS encoding Pria protein precursor, putative (Similar to TIGR gene model, INSD accession AAW44513.1) produces MLLSSIFPSLLLAVSLLSEGTSARAVSNFTLGSNQRRAIASTSGSTLRCTTVSGIWLGFNYNFGCLCENDVESFCNDHGISSSWQAVISSQVNSKGSSYFYPNHAQPICDGSGGYTCGSLSRSSNGQCSSTTCDPQKISSNGGCCPRGQTYKDGKCCGAVGCKSSSSQCTPALSCHTYTSNGICCPSGTSGWTGYTTVCCPKGQIENGSTGKCITNCQSGYEYNSSKGKCEPICDTSNGYVYQQTSTGKDICCKSGMKACQTVCCPVNQPEVGDTGVCCPSGSQVTNGKCTTPTGKSTNHRRVARQFQEALTASSFYGLAANAKGALCPFSLAACPIGDFASSGQYECLDPLADLQSCGGCESMGTGKDCTVIPGARWMGCNQGVCEVYSCNNGWKRNPNGTECERLL; encoded by the exons ATGCTACTCTCTTCTatcttcccttctcttctcctcgcTGTATCTCTCCTCTCCGAGGGCACCTCTGCTCGTGCAGTATCCAACTTCACCCTTGGATCCAATCAACGCCGGGCTATTGCTTCTACCTCAGGTTCCACTCTCAGATGTACCACAGTCTCTGGCATTTGGTTGGGTTTCAATTACAACTTCGGCTGTCTTTGCGAAAACGATGTGGAATCCTTCTGCAATGATCATGGTATTAGTAGCTCATGGCAGGCTGTCATATCTTCTCAA GTTAATTCCAAAGGTAGCTCTTATTTCTATCCCAATCATGCACAGCCCATCTGTGACGGCTCAGGCGGTTACACCTGTGGCTCTCTCTCACGTTCCTCCAATGGTCAATGTAGCTCCACCACTTGTGACCCTCAAAAGATTTCTTCCAACGGTGGCTGCTGTCCTCGTGGTCAGACTTACAAAGATGGAAAGTGCTGTGGTGCTGTCGGCTGTAAGAGTAGCAGTTCTCAATGTACTCCTGCTCTCTCTTGTCACACCTACACCTCTAACGGCATCTGTTGCCCTTCCGGTACCTCTGGCTGGACTGGTTACACTACCGTTTGCTGTCCCAAGGGTCAGATCGAAAACGGTTCCACCGGCAAATGTATAACCAACTGTCAGTCTGGTTACGAGTACAACTCTTCCAAGGGCAAGTGTGAGCCCATCTGCGACACCTCCAACGGCTACGTCTATCAGCAAACGTCCACGGGCAAAGACATCTGTTGCAAATCCGGCATGAAGGCTTGTCAAACCGTCTGCTGTCCTGTCAATCAGCCTGAGGTTGGTGACACGGGTGTCTGCTGTCCTTCTGGCTCTCAAGTTACCAATGGCAAGTGTACTACCCCCACCGGCAAGAGCACCAACCACCGACGAGTAGCTCGACAGTTCCAAGAAGCGCTCACTGCATCTTCTTTTTACGGTCTCGCAGCCAACGCCAAGGGTGCCCTTTGTCCTTTCAGTCTCGCCGCTTGCCCTATTGGTGATTTTGCTTCCTCCGGTCAATACGAGTGTCTCGACCCTTTGGCCGACTTGCAGTCTTGTGGAGGTTGCGAGAGCATGGGCACTGGCAAGGACTGCACTGTCATTCCTGGAGCCAGATGGATGGGATGCAACCAAGGAGTTTGCGAAGTCTACTCGTGCAACAACGGGTGGAAGAGAAACCCGAACGGGACTGAGTGTGAGAGACTATTATAG
- a CDS encoding Hypothetical protein (Similar to TIGR gene model, INSD accession AAW44511.1; CNG01320), which translates to MYSDYCIEISDTSLSIRIEPEEPNSTHPLTLNLIFEYPETYPDVLPELNIEAVDEESGDLTEEEREKVLGELNTIAEESLGMAMSFTIASAAREALGIVISERLRKEKEEDDRRAREYEEAEAAKTRGTPLTPDAFNVWRKAFTAELAAKREKAEEDRIRALPPKEREDYKKRRERPTGKQLFEHSKVLATSDEALYEEGAEEVDFSKYTREEREKERRREEEEEEKRRRGLVEGDSDGE; encoded by the exons ATGTATT CTGACTATTGTATAGAAATCAGTGATACATCTTTGTCAATACGCATCGAACCCGAAGAACCTAACTCTACCCATCCCT TGACACTCAACCTCATTTTCGAATATCCTGAAACATACCCCGACGTTCTCCCTGAGCTCAATATTGAAGCCGTCGATGAAGAGTCCGGAGACTTGAcagaggaggaaagggagaaggTGCTTGGCGAGTTAAATACGATT GCCGAGGAGTCTTTAGGGATGGCCATGAGCTTTACTATCGCTTCTGCGGCCAGGGAAGCATTAGGCATCGTAATTTCTGAGAGACTGcggaaggagaaggaggaggatgacCGACGCGCGAGAGAGTATGAAGAG GCTGAAGCAGCCAAGACTCGCGGCACCCCTCTCACACCCGACGCCTTCAATGTCTGGCGTAAGGCTTTCACTGCAGAACTCGCAGCTAAGCGCGAAAAGGCTGAAGAAGATCGCATCCGAGCCCTCCCTCCAAAGGAACGAGAGGATTacaagaagaggagggagagacCAACCGGCAAGCAGCTGTTCGAGCACTCTAAGGTTCTCGCTACAAGTGACGAAGCTTTGTACGAAGAGGGAGCTGAGGAAGTCGACTTCAGCAAATACACTAGAGAGGAAcgagaaaaggagagaagaagggaggaagaagaggaggagaagagaaggaggggTTTAGTTGAGGGAGATAGTGATGGCGAATAG